TTTTTTGCTTTGGCCTAACTCATACCTCGTTACTAGTATACCTTCTCGTAGGGGACCTAATGTTAAAAACAATAAAAATCACTTAAATCTATTGCCTAAGAGTTAATGATTTATCTAAGGAATTGATACCAAGACCTCTTATTTCTTTTCATATTTTTAATCATTGAAGATTGTTATTTTTCTCGTTATAAACAAAGCTATCATTACAGATAGCTAATTGAACTATCACTCAACTTTTTTAGGTAATGGTACAGGATTATTGCCCATAGAACGTAAGTAAGAAATAACATCTGCTATTTCTTGTGGTTTGGAAATACCAGCAAAAGCCATGCTTGTTCCCTTAATATAAGATCTAGGACTTCTTAAAAATTCAAATAATTCCTCATATCCCCAACTCCCTTCTTTTTCTAGCATTGGTTTAGAATAATTGAAAGACCCACCCAAGTGAGCTTTTTTATTTCCAACTATATTCCATAGATTAGGTCCAACCCTATTTGGTCCACCTTGCTCAAAAGTATGACATGCTATGCATTTTTTTGCCGCTACCTTTCCTTTTTCTGCACTGGCACTTTCCATTAAAGCTGCAATATCCAAAATTATATCCTGTTGACCAGTAATGCTACTTGCAACTTCTATTTTTTGGCTTTCTATAACTGTGTGCTCAGCGGGATTATACAGTACATCAACAATATTACTAATTATCATAATAACAAGTGCTGAAAATAAAATTGCACCTGCAATTTTGTTTAACTCAAAGTTATCCATATGAAAAGTTTTAATTTTTACTGTAACAAATTAAGAAATATCAGTCAATAAGCACTTTACTGTATATGTTTTTGATAATATCATACTATAGTAAATTAATTAGTAATATTCTAAAAAATACAAGCTGTTAGTAATTGGGGGGTAATATGAATTACAAAGAGTTATGTGCAAGCCTGTTTGCAGAATTAAATTATGCCTTCAGCCTTTGGTTTTCTGAACTGCGAGATATTGATCATTATCTGCAGAACTGTAGTCAAGAAATGAAAGAATTAGCAAAAGATATATCGTATGGTATATCTGAGTGGGATAAAGAATTAACTAATATTAAGTGTGACTTAGATAGTAACCAAGATAACATACAAATTTTAAAGCTATTATATAATAAATTATGTGATCTTAAAAGCAAAATGTCTCTGTCTCAAATAACAGAAAATGGTTTGATAAAGCGAGAAGACCCTTATGGCTTAGCATTAGAAGGTTTCAAAACACAATTGGAATGTGAAATAAAAAATGCAGAAAATCCGGAAACAATAATAAATGTTCAAATAGAACAAGAAAATCAACATTATCAAGTACTAGAAAGTTTAAGAAAGCAATTAGAAGATAAAGTAAAATGTGCAGAAAACTTAAAAGTAATAATGGACAATCAAGCGGAACAAGATAATCAATGTTACCAAGTATTAGAAGATTTAAAGATACAAGTAGAATTTGTAAACAAAAAAGTACAAAGCTTAAAATAATTAACTTTGCTCAATTATGAAGAGTTGAGTAGACTGAGAAAGGAAATAGGGGGAAAAGAAGATGAAAGAGATAGACTAGTAAGTGAAATAGAAAAGATATACGGTAAGTCAAAAAAACAAGAAAAAGAAATAGCAGCAGAAGATAAGTATTCAAAAAAGCTAGATGAAGAAATATTAAATGTAAAAGATACATTAAAAAAGTTGAAAACAAAGACTGATCTGATGCAACAACAATTAGAAAATCAAAAAGAACACAATATAGAGAAAGGGGAGTATCTAGCAGAATTAAAACAGGAAGAAGAAAACGAAAGAAATCGGTTAAAGGCTTTAGAAGATCAAGCGGCAATGCAGTATGAATCCAATATTCTAGAAATAGAGGAATTAGCAAATATGCGATTATGTCTTATCAGACAATCAAATTCTATAGACCAATTTAAGTGTATACTAAAGCCTCTGCAATATGAGTTACAGAACGATATATCACAAGATGAAGATTCATTTTTGGAGGATCCCATAGGGAGTTTACAAGATAGCACAATAAGCTCAACAACACAAGAAATATCAGATAAGGAAACTCAAACATTAAACACACAAAGAAGTCACGACAGAGGTATGAAATATACAGTATTTTTTACTATTCCTTTTGCTCTAACAGGTGTGTCTTTAACGATTATTCCACTAATAAAATCAACAAAAAATGATACTATTTTTCTGTCAGTGGGGTTGTCGTTTTCCATGTTAGCTATTGTTTGTCTTGTTGCAGTAACTCTTTATAGTTACTATAAAGAATCGATTGCGGATTTAGAATCACCTAAAAAATTAAATGGCAATTCTATAAATAATATCACCACTCAAGATTATAGTATGGATCAAGGTTTGAATTAAGTTAATGATAAAGTACCATATTGATAAAAACGGCAACCGCATAGCATACAAAAAAGTTAAAGGAACAAGAGCATCTGTAATTTTCTATGGTGGCTTTGCCTCTGATATGAATGGTACGAAGGCAAATGCTTTATATGACTTTTGCCAAAAATCCAACATAGAGTTAACACTATTTGATTATCTAGGGCACGGAAGTTCTAGTGGTAATTTTATTGATTATATAATAAGTGACTGGCATGAGAACTGTCTGGAAGTCATGGAAAATCTAACTTATGGTAAGCAAATAATCATTGGTTCAAGTATGGGAGGGTGGCTTATGCTTATGACAGCGTTAAGCATGCCTCAAAGAGTATCAGCACTCATTGGAATAGCTGCTGCTCCTGATTTTACAGAAGATTTAATATTTAAAAAATTATCAGATAAGCAGAAAAATGATCTATCTTCTTTGGGAATAATAGATTTTCCTTCAATTGAAGAAACAAAACCTCAAGAGAAGTTTAGTGATTGCAGCTATAAAATCACAAGAGATTTAATTGAAGATGGTAGGAAGAATTTACTACTAAATAAAGATAATATAGACATTAATTGTCCTGTGCGATTGTTACATGGCTTGAACGATAAAGATGTACCATATCATTATTCTATAAGTTTAGGAGAGAAAATAACATCAAGTGATGTAGAAATACACCTAATTAAATCAGCGCAACACAATATGTCAGATGATTATTCACTTAATGTAATATTCAAAACTCTCAATGAGTTTGTATAGTTTTAAGTTACAAATTTAAGTATCGTCCTGCACTCAATAGAAGTAATGATATTTATATCGTTTAAAATTCAATGCAATTATTATTTTCAAATAAAATAAATAGCACTTAATCTATAAATATTCAGTGATCTTAAATTAAATTTAAAACCTATTAGAAAAGGATTTTAAGAAATCTATATCTTTCAAGTGAGGTTTAAGAAAAAACAAAGAGAAATTAGAATATATTTTAGGTATGGTGGGCTTTTTGTTACTCGAGTAGATAAAACAATTACTTAACATGTCTATTTTATAACACTTTGATGAATAAAGCATATACAGGTATTGATTATGATTTATTGTCTCAATATGATGCTGAATCAGTACAGTAAGTTATGCTTATAAAATAAATAATTATTATTAATTAAATAAGGAATTTGTATGATCTATAATCCAATTACTGAAGAGTCTTTGAGGAGTGGTTTAGAAAATTTTAGTAAGATGAGTTGTATTGAAAAATATTCAGGTTTATATGGCTGTATATCAAGATGTGTTGATGTAACATTTCAAAAGGCAGATGATAATAATGAGTAGAGCGAGGGGTGGTCATAGCTTTAGCTATAATGATTATAAGCCGGATGATTTAATAACAGAAAAATATTTAGAACTTGCTGATAAATTAGAGGAAAATGGACAAGATAATTTCGTAGATAGACTTGTAATATAACTTCTAATATTCTATCTCTATGTTTGGATTAGCCCCAAATACCATCAACATCTTTGCTATACACGCATTGCAATGCAAAGGAGCTAACAAAATGGCAGTCCGCCCCTCACTGTTTGTACATTAACGTTTAAAGATGAAGATAATGATGCTCGTGCAACTTGCCGTATATCGGCACAAGATACAGCAGAAAAAAAATCTTCTTGCAAACCCATTAGTTCCCCCTTTGATTGGTTTCACCTACTGATTTTTACTCTTTTTACAGCAGGTAAAACTGAATCACACTCAAATTGATCAAAGTCTAATAAGTTATCAAATCTACTACATAAACTATCATTTGTAGATAAACAAGATTTAAATGATACTAAAGAAGATTGAGTGGATATTGAATAAAAAGAAGAAGATTTTGTACTGGAACTATCATTAGATCTTTTACGTTTAAGCATAAAAAGCCCACGCGTTTTATGCTCTGGCAGTTTACTGCATTCAACCTCCCTTAAAATTACTGAACCAACGGATATCGGTTTAATACCATCTTTGATATTGCGATCTTTCATGCACTGCAATAAAAATCTTTCTATAGCTGGATAAACCTCCTCATTTTCTGTAGCAATAGCATAGCCTATATCCCTAATACTACTGTACTTAACTAATACAAGAACTGCATCTAAATTGCCACATTTTGTTGCTAAATTAAGAGGAGTAAGCTCAGTAAGATCCCTATAATTTACATTATTTTGGTCAGTAATAAGGAGCATCTCAACTATAACTGGGTGCCCCATCTGTTTTATAGCTAAGTGAATAGGGTAATCACCATTTCTATCAGAAATATCACTACGTGCTTTTTTTGTTAATAAGAAGCCAATTATATCTTTCATATCTTTTTCCCCTTGAGCATAGCATGTTATTGCTATAAACAAAGCTGTTCTTCCCATATTATCTTGTACATCAACATTAGCACCATAATCACATAACAGTGTTACCATATCAATATTTTTTGCATGAGATACAGCTAAATGAACAAGATAGGTTCCATATATATCACTATCATTAACATTTGCTCCTAACTCAAGTAAAAAGTTAGCTATTTCTATATAATCACTAGAAACTGCAGGAAATAAAGCTGTACATCCTTTATCACTTTTTAAACCAATATTAGCTCCCCTGTTATATAACAACT
This sequence is a window from Candidatus Mesenet endosymbiont of Phosphuga atrata. Protein-coding genes within it:
- a CDS encoding cytochrome c family protein, whose amino-acid sequence is MDNFELNKIAGAILFSALVIMIISNIVDVLYNPAEHTVIESQKIEVASSITGQQDIILDIAALMESASAEKGKVAAKKCIACHTFEQGGPNRVGPNLWNIVGNKKAHLGGSFNYSKPMLEKEGSWGYEELFEFLRSPRSYIKGTSMAFAGISKPQEIADVISYLRSMGNNPVPLPKKVE
- a CDS encoding alpha/beta hydrolase produces the protein MIKYHIDKNGNRIAYKKVKGTRASVIFYGGFASDMNGTKANALYDFCQKSNIELTLFDYLGHGSSSGNFIDYIISDWHENCLEVMENLTYGKQIIIGSSMGGWLMLMTALSMPQRVSALIGIAAAPDFTEDLIFKKLSDKQKNDLSSLGIIDFPSIEETKPQEKFSDCSYKITRDLIEDGRKNLLLNKDNIDINCPVRLLHGLNDKDVPYHYSISLGEKITSSDVEIHLIKSAQHNMSDDYSLNVIFKTLNEFV
- a CDS encoding ankyrin repeat domain-containing protein, which produces MYQNLCAILIRKRLFLIKKTELFDSIYIGDIKKTTLLLKLGISPDIKSDSGQAPIHVAVLFSNLPIVKKLLRFKADINMLNCNGSTALDLAICQQDQDTIEFLLDRGAKVDIGSTPTLYLATLNGKKEVVKLLYNRGANIGLKSDKGCTALFPAVSSDYIEIANFLLELGANVNDSDIYGTYLVHLAVSHAKNIDMVTLLCDYGANVDVQDNMGRTALFIAITCYAQGEKDMKDIIGFLLTKKARSDISDRNGDYPIHLAIKQMGHPVIVEMLLITDQNNVNYRDLTELTPLNLATKCGNLDAVLVLVKYSSIRDIGYAIATENEEVYPAIERFLLQCMKDRNIKDGIKPISVGSVILREVECSKLPEHKTRGLFMLKRKRSNDSSSTKSSSFYSISTQSSLVSFKSCLSTNDSLCSRFDNLLDFDQFECDSVLPAVKRVKISR